The following proteins are encoded in a genomic region of Macrobrachium nipponense isolate FS-2020 chromosome 44, ASM1510439v2, whole genome shotgun sequence:
- the LOC135203922 gene encoding collagen alpha-1(III) chain-like, translating to MSNNVRHVLWDGWAGPATGPWMGGRCPQGVPGQVGPRACPAHPQVTGQAGDVCQVSWDGQARPAMGPGTSGRCPPRSWDGRARLATGHGTGGLGSPQVQGQAGRPGPSTCPGRGG from the coding sequence ATGAGTAACAATGTCCGCCACGTGCTCTGGGACGGGTGGGCCGGACCCGCCACGGGTCCCTGGATGGGTGGGCGATGTCCCCAAGGTGTCCCAGGGCAGGTGGGCCCGCGGGCCTGCCCGGCCCATCCACAGGtcacgggacaggcgggcgatgtctgccagGTGTCCTGGGATGGCCAGGCCaggcccgccatgggtcccgggacgagcgggcgatgtccgccaaggtcatgggacgggcgggccaggctCGCTACGggtcacgggacgggcgggcttGGCTCTCCACAGGTCCAGGGACAGGCAGGCCGGCCCGGGCCATCCACGTGTCCCGGGAGAGGCGGGTGA
- the LOC135203923 gene encoding basic proline-rich protein-like, whose protein sequence is MESPAIPEPVDSLARPSQDLWRARPACPGTPGGHRPPILGPMSGTPRLSRDTWRTSLARPAHPVTRGRRHPPVPGSMACPAHLSRDTWRTSPARPGTHGEPGPPVQGNVADIACPARPSRYMWRTTSTRPRTHGRHRPPIRGPMPGPARPSQDTWWTSPALPQTHGLPGPPVQGYVADIAHPFPDPWWAQPTRPRTRGGHCPPTPDQW, encoded by the coding sequence ATGGAGAGCCCAGCCATCCCAGAACCTGTGGACagcctggcccgcccgtcccaggacctgtggagagcccggcccgcctgtcccgggacacctggtggtcatcgcccgcccatcctgggacccatGTCGGGCACaccccgcctgtcccgggacacgtggcggacatcacTCGCCCGGCCCGCCCATCCTGTGACACGTGGCAGACgtcacccgcccgtcccaggatcCATGGCGTGCCcagcccacctgtcccgggatacgtggcggacatcgcccgcccgtcctgggacccatgGCGAACCCGGCCCACCCGTACAGGGaaacgtggcggacatcgcctgcccggcccgcccgtcccggtacATGTGGCGGACAACGTCCACACGTCCTAGGACACATGGCAGACATCGCCCACCCATCCGCGGACCCATGCcaggcccggcccgcccatcccaggacacatggTGGACATCACCCGCCCTTCCCCAGACTCATGGCTTGCCCGGCCCACCCGTCCAGGGAtatgtggcggacatcgcccacccGTTCCCGGACCCGTGGTGGGCccagcccacccgtcccaggacacgtggcggacattgcCCACCGACCCCAGACCAGTGGTGA
- the LOC135203924 gene encoding basic proline-rich protein-like, giving the protein MADIALPFPDPWQTSSTFPGPVESPAVPGPVESPTRPSRDTWWTSPAHLRPVVGQAHPSHDTWRSSPARPRTRGGPSLPVLGHVADIARPSRDPWQARPAFPVTHCRHCLPIPGPLASPACPSRDTWQTSPACPGTHSKPGPPIQGHVANIACPSPEPMVGLTCPSCDTRQTSPARSRPVEGLARPSRETWRASPTHTRTRSRPGRLIPGHVEDIPTPSPDPWRAWPACPGTCGVHHPPVPVPVANPAHTSRNMWWTSPACSWTLGRHSSPSWDTWQTSPTCPQTHGGPAPPVTGNVAGIARPYPDPWWTRPTHSRTCGGHRLVHVVNIAQPARPARPSWDM; this is encoded by the coding sequence atggcggacatcgcccTTCCATTCCCGGACCCGTGGCAAACATCGTCAACTTTCCCGGGACCTGTGGAGAGCCCAGCCGTCCCAGGACCTGTGGAGAGCCcgacccgcccatcccgggacacatggtggacatcgcccgcccatcTCAGACCCGTGGTGGGCCAGGCTCACCCGTCCCATGACACCTGGCGGTCatcacccgcccgtcccaggactcGTGGCGGGCCCAGCCTGCCTGTGctgggacacgtggcagacattGCTCGCCCGTCtcgggacccgtggcaggcccgGCCCGCATTTCCTGTGACACATTGCAGACATTGTCTGCCCATCCCAGGTCCCTTGGCGTCCCcagcctgcccatcccgggataCGTGGCAGACATCTCCTGCCTGTCCCGGTACCCATAGCAAACCCGGTCCACCCATCCAGGGACACGTGGCAAACATCGCCTGCCCATCCCCGGAACCCATGGTGGGCCTAACCTGCCCATCTTGCGACACACggcagacatcgcccgcccgtTCCAGACCCGTGGAgggcctggcccgcccgtcccgggagacGTGGCGGGCATCGCCCACCCATACCCGGACCCGTAGCAGGCCCGGCCGGCTTATCCCAGGACACGTGGAGGACATCCCCACCCCATCCCCGGACCCGTGGCGAGCCTGGCCCGCCTGTCCCGGCACATGTGGTGTACATCACCCGCCTGTCCCAGTACCTGTGGCAAACCCAGCCCACACGTCCCGAAACATGTGGTGGACATCACCTGCCTGTTCGTGGACCCTTGGCAGACATAGCtccccgtcctgggacacgtggcagacatcgCCCACCTGTCCCCAGACCCATGGCGGGCCCGCCCCGCCCGTCACGGGAAACGTGGCGGGCATCGCCCGCCCATACCCGGACCCGTGGTGGACCCGACCCACCCATTCCAGGACCTGTGGTGGACATCGCCTAGTACATGTGGTGAACATCGCCCAACCAGCAAGGccagcccgcccgtcctgggacatgtAG